A window of Sphingobium herbicidovorans contains these coding sequences:
- a CDS encoding phage integrase — MTAPAYVPALAFDDRPVLTIVPLKPGHSREALSRVGDPSWDLGPAVFRENARRCHVTVHFDVLEHADVQATMRAYLYARLNVDLPGYRPKLLPACIRQAFNRARRFFGFARGRLGVLDLSRIDPALIDAYARHLRDDPARRPVIVGHLLEVIIDLYHYRDHLPGGGLSFEPWEGRAPARVAGYRHVRENRTPRMPEGIITPLLAWSLRYVTVFAQDIFAARRELDRLEAQRDRWFAAERGLAHAERRQRQRMRLQRYFRSRARQGRGVPVWVSPPNGSASIDPASGTTMPVVNVQLLHLHVGVDAAAEPAMHLTLAGGASDLIEAAIADMGVEPGGMDTPISIDPDRGLPWRPRFDAKSLILEERMLQAAAYVVCAYLTGMRDCEVQAMRRGCLTLKRSEDGVVSRHRVRSTAYKGKGSGGAPAEWVTIAPVADAISVLELLCKRAADARGLDTLWPVLSLTRSRKSHVSAEIVRQINAYRDHLNTLFGSDEAPAIPPGPDGKPWRITTRQFRRTIAWHIANRPFGTVAGMIQYKHASVAAFEGYAGSSASGFRAEVETQRGLGQLDDLLDYFDRRRGGASLSGPAGRRIERVLDETATQLSPLPAMIADRSRLRTMLASLARTLHVGTLADCFFDPATALCLKRATDSSANRPLTALCEPTRCPNACIAERHRPIWERSATEARMLLREKRLPGLQRAALQHEVDRIEGVLAQIAPEGATPPFRAAVEGEEGLEMG; from the coding sequence ATGACGGCCCCCGCCTATGTCCCGGCGCTCGCGTTCGATGATCGGCCCGTGTTGACGATTGTGCCGCTCAAGCCGGGCCATTCCCGTGAGGCACTGTCGCGTGTCGGTGACCCGAGCTGGGATCTTGGACCCGCTGTTTTCCGCGAGAACGCCCGGCGCTGCCATGTCACCGTGCATTTCGACGTGCTTGAACATGCCGATGTGCAGGCGACGATGCGCGCCTATCTCTATGCCCGTCTCAACGTCGATCTCCCCGGCTACCGTCCGAAGCTATTGCCCGCCTGTATCCGGCAAGCGTTCAATCGGGCGCGGCGCTTCTTCGGTTTTGCGCGCGGACGACTGGGTGTGCTCGACCTTAGCCGCATCGATCCCGCGCTGATCGATGCTTATGCCCGCCATCTGCGTGATGATCCCGCAAGGAGGCCCGTCATCGTTGGCCACCTTCTCGAGGTGATCATCGATCTATACCATTACCGCGACCATCTTCCCGGTGGCGGCCTGTCGTTTGAGCCTTGGGAAGGACGGGCTCCTGCGCGCGTCGCTGGCTATCGGCATGTCCGGGAGAACCGCACACCGCGTATGCCCGAGGGGATCATCACCCCGCTGCTGGCCTGGTCGCTGCGCTATGTCACCGTCTTCGCGCAGGATATTTTCGCGGCCCGGCGTGAGCTTGATCGCCTCGAAGCCCAACGTGACCGCTGGTTTGCTGCCGAACGGGGACTGGCACACGCCGAGCGTCGTCAACGGCAGCGGATGCGATTGCAGCGCTATTTCCGGTCGCGCGCGCGGCAAGGCCGAGGCGTACCGGTCTGGGTAAGCCCACCCAACGGATCTGCCTCCATCGATCCGGCCAGCGGGACGACCATGCCAGTCGTCAACGTGCAGCTTCTCCATCTCCACGTCGGGGTCGACGCCGCCGCAGAACCGGCGATGCACCTTACTCTCGCTGGCGGTGCTTCCGATCTCATTGAAGCTGCCATCGCGGATATGGGCGTCGAACCTGGCGGTATGGATACGCCGATCTCGATTGATCCCGATCGTGGTTTACCATGGCGGCCCCGTTTCGATGCCAAGTCCCTTATCCTCGAAGAGCGCATGCTGCAGGCGGCAGCCTATGTGGTCTGCGCTTATCTGACCGGGATGCGCGATTGCGAGGTGCAGGCGATGCGTCGGGGATGCCTGACCCTCAAGCGGAGTGAGGATGGCGTCGTGTCACGGCACCGCGTGCGTTCCACCGCCTACAAGGGCAAGGGTAGCGGGGGAGCGCCGGCCGAGTGGGTGACCATTGCTCCTGTCGCTGATGCGATCAGTGTGCTCGAGCTATTGTGCAAGCGTGCGGCCGACGCTCGCGGCCTTGATACACTCTGGCCCGTGCTGTCACTGACGCGGAGCCGCAAGTCGCACGTTTCCGCGGAGATCGTCCGTCAGATCAACGCCTACCGTGACCATCTCAACACGCTGTTCGGTTCGGACGAGGCGCCCGCTATTCCGCCAGGACCGGACGGCAAGCCCTGGCGGATTACGACCCGCCAGTTTCGCCGCACCATTGCATGGCATATCGCCAACCGCCCCTTCGGAACGGTGGCTGGCATGATCCAGTACAAGCATGCCTCCGTTGCCGCCTTCGAGGGCTACGCAGGAAGCAGCGCCTCCGGGTTCCGCGCCGAGGTGGAGACGCAGCGCGGACTCGGCCAGCTCGACGACTTGCTCGATTATTTCGACAGGCGGCGAGGTGGGGCCTCCCTTTCCGGACCAGCGGGCCGGCGCATCGAGCGCGTCCTCGATGAGACGGCCACGCAACTCAGCCCATTGCCAGCGATGATCGCCGACCGGTCCCGTCTGCGCACCATGCTCGCCAGCCTTGCCCGCACCCTGCATGTCGGCACGCTGGCCGATTGCTTCTTCGATCCGGCAACAGCCTTGTGCCTCAAGCGTGCGACAGATTCCTCGGCGAACCGGCCGTTGACAGCACTTTGCGAACCGACCCGCTGTCCGAACGCCTGCATCGCCGAACGTCACCGGCCCATCTGGGAGCGGAGCGCCACCGAGGCGCGGATGTTGCTGCGCGAGAAGCGCCTGCCTGGATTGCAACGAGCAGCGCTCCAGCACGAGGTTGACCGGATCGAGGGCGTGCTGGCCCAGATCGCGCCTGAAGGCGCGACGCCGCCCTTTCGGGCGGCGGTAGAGGGAGAGGAGGGCCTGGAGATGGGGTGA
- a CDS encoding ArdC family protein, with product MSRSSAPAERADVYTRITTEIIAAIEAGAGTWRMPWHHDGAAVTRPENFSSHKRYRGVNVLALWAAAQVSGYASGLWGTYRQWQAVDAQVRKGERGTTVVFWKQAASNVDQDHDDGDQRPGRMFARAFTVFNLAQVEGYEPAPVTLLPETERLAHAEAFVAALNIPITEGAYDAHYRIDLDQIFMPPFSAFHDAAAHMGTLLHESGHATGAKHRLDRNFQDRFKRDWLPIEEACAELTASFVLADLGIAHHPRPDHAAYVASWLSALKKDPRAIFTAASKAQQAADWMWAQQPQREELAA from the coding sequence ATGTCCCGCTCATCAGCGCCGGCCGAGCGCGCCGACGTTTATACCCGCATCACCACCGAGATCATTGCCGCCATCGAGGCGGGCGCGGGCACCTGGCGCATGCCCTGGCATCATGATGGCGCCGCCGTCACGCGGCCCGAGAACTTCTCATCCCATAAGCGCTACCGGGGCGTGAACGTGCTCGCGTTGTGGGCGGCCGCACAGGTGAGCGGCTATGCCAGCGGCCTGTGGGGCACCTATCGGCAGTGGCAGGCGGTCGACGCCCAGGTTCGCAAGGGCGAACGCGGCACGACAGTCGTTTTCTGGAAGCAGGCTGCGTCCAACGTCGATCAAGACCATGACGATGGCGATCAGCGGCCCGGTCGTATGTTCGCTCGCGCTTTCACCGTGTTCAACCTCGCGCAGGTCGAAGGTTATGAGCCTGCGCCGGTCACCCTATTGCCGGAGACCGAACGCCTCGCCCATGCCGAAGCATTCGTCGCGGCGCTGAACATTCCGATCACCGAAGGCGCCTACGATGCCCATTATCGCATCGATCTCGACCAGATCTTCATGCCGCCTTTCTCGGCGTTTCACGATGCAGCCGCTCACATGGGCACCCTGCTGCACGAGTCCGGCCACGCCACAGGGGCAAAGCATCGGCTCGACCGCAACTTCCAGGACCGGTTCAAGCGCGATTGGCTGCCGATCGAAGAAGCCTGCGCCGAACTCACCGCATCGTTCGTCCTGGCGGACCTCGGCATTGCCCATCATCCGCGCCCCGATCACGCCGCCTATGTGGCATCGTGGCTCAGTGCTCTGAAGAAAGATCCACGGGCGATCTTCACCGCCGCCAGCAAGGCCCAGCAAGCCGCCGACTGGATGTGGGCGCAGCAGCCCCAGCGCGAGGAGTTGGCAGCATGA
- a CDS encoding zincin-like metallopeptidase domain-containing protein, with amino-acid sequence MAELASAFLCASLGIAPTVRHADYIGAWLAIMRADTRAIFKAASLASKAADYLLGFVPDAAQGAAAAAETARGGDMARPDATDEEAGQ; translated from the coding sequence GTGGCTGAACTGGCAAGCGCCTTCCTCTGCGCTTCGCTCGGCATCGCGCCGACCGTCCGCCACGCCGATTATATCGGAGCGTGGCTCGCGATCATGCGCGCCGATACGCGCGCGATCTTCAAGGCCGCGAGCCTCGCCTCGAAAGCGGCGGACTATCTGCTCGGATTTGTGCCGGATGCCGCGCAGGGCGCGGCGGCCGCCGCCGAAACCGCGCGCGGCGGGGACATGGCGCGCCCCGATGCGACGGACGAGGAGGCGGGGCAATGA
- a CDS encoding DUF2958 domain-containing protein, whose translation MILLPAHLRFALNANGLTGRIHAAQDKRFDPRPVVKFFNPIGAATWLATEIDEDGDTLFGLADLGFGCPELGCFSLREIEDVRLPLGLAIERDEHFESLAPLSVWTDTARRSGTIIQAEAALRRKARDARASNSSPSPNPGAGESPAPEGEEPGEHPAPPSAANDELPPD comes from the coding sequence ATGATCCTGCTTCCCGCGCATCTGCGCTTCGCGCTCAACGCCAATGGCCTGACGGGCCGCATCCACGCCGCGCAGGATAAGCGTTTCGACCCGCGCCCGGTGGTCAAATTCTTCAATCCCATCGGCGCGGCGACATGGCTCGCGACCGAGATCGACGAGGACGGCGATACGCTGTTCGGGCTGGCCGACCTTGGTTTCGGCTGTCCCGAACTCGGCTGTTTCTCGCTCCGCGAAATCGAGGACGTGCGCTTGCCGCTTGGCCTCGCCATCGAGCGCGACGAACATTTCGAGAGCCTCGCGCCTTTGTCGGTCTGGACCGACACGGCGCGGCGCTCGGGGACGATCATTCAGGCCGAGGCGGCGCTGCGCCGCAAGGCGCGCGATGCGCGCGCTTCCAATTCTTCCCCTTCGCCGAACCCCGGCGCGGGCGAATCCCCGGCGCCCGAGGGCGAGGAGCCGGGAGAGCATCCGGCGCCGCCGTCGGCGGCGAATGACGAGCTTCCGCCAGACTAG
- a CDS encoding ParB/RepB/Spo0J family partition protein — MRAKGRDPYVGDILPSIRKRGVLIPLLVRPGAEEGHHRVTAGRRRFTCANIVVREGGPARPLPCAILEEEDDADAIEASMLENLARVAPDEVSQWEAFVKLVKAGRKVEEIAADFAFEVPTVKRILALGNLLPRIRSLYRAGDIDQTTVKQLTLASKSQQTAWLALFDDPDAYCPKGLNLKGWLFGGHAIKAAHALFDVEEAKLAVIADLFDDERLVADADAFWTRQMAEVEARRAAYIEDGWSDVVILERAPRFHRWDHTQTSKRKGGRVYIEVHGTGEVEFHEGFLTDREAKSRAKAEAGPVTEKPGRPEVTSSMGTYIDLHRHAAVRAELAKHGGVALRAMAAHIIASADHYRVEVQSYVSAKDEVQESVETCGAEVMFDERRRAVLGVLGFDGEDLTVTARRSGHRQFAPIFARLLELPDPVVLEILAIVMGETLAAGSEAVEMIGQYLDVDMAKLWTPDAAFWNQIRDKEVLGKIVAEVAGDDVAAANSGQQAKVLKTIVADHLDGANGRPKVEGWVPRWMRFAPSAYTPRGGVGSVAAHDRMLHIIARAAEADAMREAEAAAVEAEADAGSGTATEADADTGDAGEGTAADGDTALAA; from the coding sequence ATGCGCGCCAAGGGCCGCGACCCCTATGTCGGCGATATCCTGCCGAGCATACGCAAGCGCGGCGTCCTTATTCCACTGCTCGTCCGTCCCGGCGCGGAAGAAGGGCATCACCGCGTGACGGCGGGTCGGCGGCGCTTCACATGCGCCAACATCGTCGTCCGCGAGGGCGGCCCGGCGCGCCCGCTACCCTGCGCCATTCTCGAAGAGGAGGACGACGCCGACGCCATCGAGGCATCGATGCTCGAAAATCTCGCGCGCGTCGCGCCCGACGAGGTCAGCCAGTGGGAGGCGTTCGTCAAGCTGGTCAAGGCGGGCCGCAAGGTCGAGGAGATCGCCGCCGACTTCGCTTTCGAGGTGCCGACGGTGAAGCGCATCCTCGCGCTCGGCAACCTCCTGCCGCGCATTCGCTCCCTCTACCGCGCGGGCGATATCGACCAGACGACGGTCAAGCAGCTGACGCTTGCGAGCAAGAGCCAGCAGACCGCCTGGCTGGCGCTGTTCGACGACCCCGACGCCTACTGCCCGAAGGGTCTCAATTTGAAGGGCTGGCTATTCGGCGGCCATGCGATCAAGGCCGCGCACGCGCTGTTCGACGTCGAGGAAGCCAAGCTCGCGGTGATTGCCGACCTCTTCGACGACGAAAGGTTGGTCGCCGACGCCGACGCTTTCTGGACGCGCCAGATGGCCGAGGTCGAGGCGCGCCGCGCCGCCTATATCGAGGACGGCTGGAGCGATGTCGTCATTCTCGAACGCGCCCCGCGTTTCCATCGTTGGGACCATACCCAGACGAGCAAGCGCAAGGGTGGCCGCGTCTATATTGAGGTGCACGGGACCGGCGAGGTCGAGTTCCACGAGGGATTTCTGACCGACAGGGAAGCCAAGTCCCGAGCCAAGGCCGAGGCGGGACCTGTGACCGAGAAGCCGGGGCGCCCCGAGGTCACGAGCTCGATGGGCACCTATATCGACCTGCACCGCCACGCGGCGGTGCGCGCCGAACTCGCGAAACATGGCGGGGTCGCGCTCCGCGCGATGGCCGCGCATATCATCGCGAGCGCCGACCATTATCGCGTTGAGGTCCAGTCCTATGTCTCGGCGAAAGACGAGGTGCAGGAGAGCGTCGAGACGTGCGGCGCCGAAGTGATGTTCGACGAGCGCCGCCGCGCGGTGCTTGGCGTTCTCGGCTTCGACGGAGAAGACCTCACGGTCACCGCGCGCCGGTCGGGTCACCGCCAGTTCGCGCCGATCTTCGCGCGGCTGCTCGAATTGCCCGATCCGGTCGTCCTCGAAATCCTTGCCATCGTCATGGGCGAAACGCTCGCGGCGGGCAGCGAGGCGGTCGAGATGATCGGTCAGTATCTGGACGTCGACATGGCGAAGCTCTGGACCCCCGATGCCGCATTCTGGAACCAGATTCGCGACAAGGAGGTGCTCGGCAAGATCGTCGCCGAGGTTGCGGGCGATGACGTCGCCGCCGCCAATTCGGGGCAGCAGGCGAAGGTGCTCAAGACCATCGTCGCCGATCATCTGGACGGCGCGAACGGGCGTCCGAAAGTCGAGGGATGGGTGCCGCGCTGGATGCGTTTCGCGCCGAGCGCCTATACCCCGCGCGGCGGGGTCGGGAGCGTCGCGGCGCACGATCGGATGCTCCACATCATCGCCCGCGCCGCCGAGGCCGACGCCATGCGCGAAGCCGAGGCGGCGGCGGTCGAGGCCGAGGCGGATGCCGGGAGCGGCACCGCGACCGAGGCCGATGCCGATACCGGAGATGCGGGTGAAGGCACGGCGGCGGACGGCGACACCGCGCTCGCGGCCTGA
- a CDS encoding DUF736 domain-containing protein: MAAIGFVNGNMSDGYRGQLKTLSIRAEIEIRVNRTKNGDAQPDFRVFSDNVEIGAAWVRTGQTSGEPYVSLSLAAPEFGPRRLYANLGRAAGQDDDDTYALIWNPVD, translated from the coding sequence ATGGCAGCAATCGGCTTTGTGAACGGCAACATGTCCGACGGATATCGCGGCCAGCTCAAGACGCTTTCGATCCGCGCCGAGATCGAAATCCGGGTCAACCGGACCAAGAATGGCGACGCCCAGCCCGACTTCCGGGTCTTCTCGGACAATGTCGAGATCGGCGCCGCGTGGGTCCGCACCGGGCAGACGTCGGGCGAACCCTATGTTTCGCTCAGCCTCGCGGCGCCCGAATTCGGTCCGCGCCGGCTCTACGCGAACCTCGGGCGCGCCGCCGGGCAGGACGACGATGATACCTACGCGCTGATCTGGAATCCGGTCGACTGA
- a CDS encoding helix-turn-helix domain-containing protein has translation MSEQDDEIIRARTAKHGSPFLNTEQAAAYLGLCPRKLQYMRSRCIGPRYRLHSRFIRYHIDDLIIWSRSTAPADDAPKPRANRKGKGDA, from the coding sequence ATGAGCGAGCAGGATGACGAGATCATAAGGGCGCGGACGGCCAAACATGGCAGCCCCTTCCTCAACACCGAGCAGGCGGCGGCCTATCTCGGCCTTTGTCCGCGCAAACTCCAATATATGCGCAGCCGCTGCATCGGACCCCGATATCGGCTCCACAGCCGCTTCATCCGTTATCATATCGACGATCTCATCATCTGGTCGCGCTCGACCGCGCCCGCCGACGATGCGCCGAAGCCGCGCGCGAACCGGAAGGGGAAGGGCGATGCGTGA
- a CDS encoding S26 family signal peptidase — translation MRERPDLPLIAWGEALRAARLARQRRQLRFAFAAFGIGALGLTMAVPPTPRLVWNVSASAPRGLYVVSPGVPVVAGDMVAARTPAPWRMLAAKRHYLPANVPLVKRVVAARGDVVCARGPDISINDIPAVTRRARDAMGRILPWWDGCVRLGGGDAFLLMASEDASFDGRYFGVTRGRDILGRAHLLWAR, via the coding sequence ATGCGTGAGCGTCCCGACCTCCCGCTGATCGCATGGGGCGAAGCGCTTCGTGCTGCGCGTCTCGCGCGCCAGCGGCGCCAGCTTCGCTTCGCCTTTGCGGCGTTCGGCATTGGTGCGCTTGGCCTTACCATGGCCGTGCCGCCGACTCCGCGTCTTGTCTGGAACGTCAGCGCCAGCGCGCCGCGCGGCCTCTATGTCGTGAGCCCCGGCGTGCCCGTAGTGGCAGGCGACATGGTCGCCGCGCGGACCCCCGCCCCGTGGCGGATGCTCGCGGCAAAGCGCCATTATCTGCCCGCCAATGTGCCGCTGGTGAAGCGCGTCGTCGCCGCGCGCGGCGATGTCGTGTGCGCGCGCGGCCCCGACATTTCGATCAATGATATTCCTGCTGTGACGCGCCGCGCGCGCGACGCCATGGGGCGCATCCTGCCATGGTGGGACGGGTGTGTCCGGTTGGGCGGCGGCGATGCCTTCCTGCTCATGGCGAGCGAGGATGCGTCGTTCGACGGGCGCTATTTCGGGGTCACGCGGGGGCGCGATATCCTTGGCAGGGCGCATCTCTTATGGGCGCGCTGA
- a CDS encoding lytic transglycosylase domain-containing protein — protein sequence MGALRRRAALLAVLLSFAAGPCFAREGAPWRDHVTAAAARFGLPEEWVLRVIAAESGGRTELGGRPITSHAGAMGLMQVMPATWASLRARYRLGPDPHDPRDNIVAGTAYLRDMYDRFGYPGLFAAYNAGPGRYGEHLARGRPLPRETRDYVAKITGQAALPRAVVTSARPTQSVVPHAHIDSIFFALSERAGPAAPETTPQAEAPAAINLVAPEQGAARADPLFLLRSGGDDKR from the coding sequence ATGGGCGCGCTGAGACGCCGCGCGGCGCTGCTCGCCGTCCTCCTGTCGTTTGCCGCTGGACCCTGTTTTGCGCGCGAAGGGGCGCCGTGGCGTGACCATGTCACCGCCGCCGCCGCGCGCTTCGGACTTCCCGAAGAGTGGGTGCTCCGCGTCATCGCCGCCGAGAGCGGCGGGCGAACCGAGCTCGGGGGCAGGCCGATCACCAGCCATGCGGGCGCGATGGGCCTGATGCAGGTGATGCCCGCGACCTGGGCGAGCCTGCGCGCGCGCTACCGCCTCGGACCCGATCCGCACGACCCGCGCGACAATATCGTCGCGGGCACTGCCTATCTCCGCGATATGTATGATCGCTTCGGTTATCCTGGGCTGTTCGCGGCCTATAATGCGGGGCCCGGACGCTATGGCGAACATCTCGCGCGCGGCCGCCCGCTGCCGCGCGAGACGCGCGATTATGTCGCGAAAATCACCGGGCAGGCGGCATTGCCGCGCGCGGTGGTGACGAGCGCGCGACCCACGCAATCGGTTGTGCCGCACGCACACATCGACTCGATCTTCTTTGCGCTAAGCGAGCGCGCGGGCCCCGCAGCGCCTGAGACAACGCCGCAGGCGGAGGCACCGGCAGCCATCAATCTTGTGGCGCCCGAACAGGGTGCGGCGCGTGCGGACCCGCTCTTCCTGCTGCGTAGCGGCGGCGATGATAAGCGCTAG
- the rlxS gene encoding relaxase/mobilization nuclease RlxS (I built this because a sul1 chimera in AMR looks like the C-terminus.), whose product MSGDEEDFEPRLGKMRSTRGKKARKYLGRLLAAGVAAAGAARAGRKGFDGSRISRGSAAGRLLASRGSSDRFAARRVVVKTRLVRLGGKGLDAARAHLKYIQRDGVTRDGAPGQLYGPQNDAVDGKDFLGSAVGDRHQFRFIVSAEEGDLYADLKPFVRRLMAQMEEDLGTRLDWVAVDHFNTGHPHSHIMLRGRDDRGKDLIIARDYIAHGLRTRASEIATLDLGPKTRLEVETRMRRDVDAARLTDIDRDLLREAERQPLVMAIDRDPVSQSIRAGRLQKLGTMGLADEIAPGQWRLAKDLRETLTGLGERGDIIRMMQRELTARSRTAAPGDRVVHDGRSPLTEPLVGRFVARALDDELADRHYLIVDGIDGASHYVAIGKGDAVETLPEGAIVRIVPAVGATGEADRTIVAVAAANDGRYDAAAHRRFDSRASPAFIEAHIRRLEAMRRQGLTDRTADGSWTIAADHAERARAHATASARERPVTVELLSPVPVERLARAEARTWLDREAASGGTLPVRDKGFGREVRTAIALRQQWLIDEELADAAGEGISYRRGALAVLQRRELLRLARSLSAELGKAFVETSEGERVEGRLARRIDAAGGRYALVEKAKQFTLVPWKPVLDRHVGKDVGGVVRESGISWTIGRGRGGPTIS is encoded by the coding sequence ATGAGCGGCGACGAGGAGGATTTCGAGCCGCGGCTCGGCAAGATGCGCAGCACGCGCGGCAAGAAGGCGCGCAAATATCTCGGTCGGTTGCTCGCCGCGGGTGTTGCCGCGGCGGGCGCTGCGCGGGCCGGGCGCAAGGGCTTTGACGGCAGCCGGATCAGTCGGGGCAGCGCAGCGGGGCGGCTGCTTGCATCGCGTGGATCGTCCGACCGTTTCGCGGCGCGCCGTGTCGTCGTGAAGACACGGCTGGTGCGGCTCGGCGGCAAGGGCCTCGACGCGGCGCGCGCGCATCTCAAATATATCCAGCGCGACGGCGTCACCCGCGATGGCGCGCCCGGCCAATTATACGGTCCGCAGAATGATGCCGTGGACGGGAAGGACTTCCTCGGGTCCGCGGTTGGCGACCGCCACCAGTTCCGCTTCATCGTCTCGGCCGAAGAGGGCGATCTTTATGCCGATCTCAAGCCGTTCGTGCGGCGGTTGATGGCGCAGATGGAGGAGGATCTCGGGACGCGTCTCGATTGGGTCGCGGTCGACCATTTCAACACCGGTCACCCGCATAGCCATATCATGCTGCGCGGGCGCGACGATCGTGGCAAAGATCTGATCATCGCCCGCGACTATATCGCGCATGGTTTGCGGACGCGTGCGAGCGAGATCGCGACGCTCGACCTCGGCCCGAAGACCCGACTCGAAGTCGAGACACGGATGCGACGCGATGTCGATGCCGCACGGCTCACCGACATCGATCGCGACCTGCTGCGCGAGGCCGAGCGCCAACCGCTCGTAATGGCGATCGACCGCGATCCGGTCAGCCAGTCGATCCGTGCCGGGCGGCTCCAGAAGCTCGGCACGATGGGCCTCGCCGACGAGATTGCGCCGGGACAATGGCGGCTCGCGAAAGACCTGCGCGAAACGCTGACCGGGCTTGGCGAGCGCGGCGATATCATTCGCATGATGCAGCGCGAACTCACCGCGCGGTCGCGCACCGCGGCGCCGGGGGATCGCGTCGTCCATGACGGCCGTTCGCCGCTGACCGAACCGCTCGTCGGACGTTTCGTCGCGCGCGCTCTCGACGACGAGCTCGCCGACCGCCATTATCTGATCGTCGACGGCATCGACGGGGCCAGCCATTATGTCGCGATCGGCAAGGGCGACGCTGTCGAGACCTTGCCCGAAGGCGCGATCGTGCGGATCGTGCCGGCGGTGGGCGCGACTGGCGAGGCCGACCGCACCATCGTCGCGGTCGCCGCAGCAAATGATGGGCGATACGATGCTGCCGCACACCGGCGGTTCGATAGCCGCGCGAGCCCGGCGTTCATCGAGGCGCATATTCGCCGCCTCGAGGCGATGCGCCGCCAGGGTCTTACCGACCGCACGGCCGACGGCAGTTGGACGATCGCGGCCGACCATGCCGAGCGCGCCCGCGCCCATGCAACAGCCTCGGCGCGCGAGCGCCCGGTGACCGTCGAGCTCTTGTCGCCGGTGCCCGTCGAGCGTCTCGCGCGCGCCGAAGCGCGGACCTGGCTCGACCGCGAGGCAGCGAGCGGCGGCACCTTGCCGGTGCGCGACAAGGGGTTCGGGCGCGAGGTGCGGACCGCGATCGCGCTTCGCCAGCAATGGCTGATCGACGAGGAACTCGCCGACGCCGCGGGCGAGGGAATTTCCTATCGCCGCGGCGCTTTGGCCGTGCTGCAGCGGCGCGAATTATTACGGCTGGCGCGGAGCCTCTCGGCCGAGCTCGGCAAGGCGTTCGTCGAGACCAGCGAAGGCGAACGCGTCGAGGGGCGGCTCGCGCGGCGGATCGATGCCGCCGGCGGGCGCTATGCGCTCGTCGAGAAGGCGAAGCAATTTACCCTGGTGCCGTGGAAGCCCGTGCTCGATCGCCATGTCGGCAAGGATGTCGGCGGCGTGGTCCGCGAAAGCGGGATCAGCTGGACGATCGGGCGGGGCCGTGGCGGGCCGACGATCAGCTGA
- a CDS encoding exonuclease/endonuclease/phosphatase family protein, giving the protein MSHRFTAPLAVLLALAACAPQPAPPAAVGTAHTAPLKLASWNLEFLAEKDGVGCAPRAPQDYAAMRRIVDGLDADVIAFQEAENAKAAARIFDPARFTIVMETRPGNPSGTCGGDHSEQQVIRQAVGFAIRKGIAFDRHADVTSLMLGNPQLRSGVDITLRPRGRAPIRLLSVHLKSGCFSGAEAKACPVLLQQIPALEDWIDAAANGPDRFAVLGDWNRRLALPGDAVWKEIDDGEPTNADLRLADEGTPPRCDPRYDSFIDHIVLDKRAGGDLKDFAETRYAPNEKHYSDHCPVSVALTR; this is encoded by the coding sequence ATGTCGCACCGCTTCACCGCTCCGCTCGCTGTCCTCCTCGCGCTTGCCGCGTGCGCGCCGCAACCGGCTCCGCCCGCCGCGGTCGGCACGGCGCACACGGCGCCGCTCAAGCTCGCGAGCTGGAACCTCGAATTTCTGGCCGAGAAGGACGGCGTGGGCTGCGCGCCGCGTGCGCCCCAGGATTATGCCGCGATGCGCCGGATCGTCGACGGACTCGACGCCGACGTCATCGCGTTCCAGGAAGCCGAGAACGCCAAGGCAGCGGCGCGCATCTTCGATCCCGCGCGCTTCACGATCGTGATGGAAACGCGGCCCGGGAACCCAAGCGGAACGTGCGGCGGCGACCATTCCGAGCAGCAGGTTATCCGGCAGGCTGTGGGCTTTGCAATCCGCAAGGGCATCGCCTTCGACCGCCACGCCGACGTGACCTCGCTGATGCTCGGCAATCCGCAGCTCCGGTCTGGCGTCGACATCACGCTGCGGCCGCGCGGGCGCGCGCCGATACGGCTCCTGTCGGTCCATTTGAAATCGGGATGCTTTTCGGGCGCCGAGGCTAAGGCCTGCCCGGTGCTGCTGCAGCAAATCCCGGCACTCGAAGACTGGATCGACGCGGCCGCGAACGGACCCGATCGTTTTGCCGTCCTCGGCGACTGGAACCGCCGTCTCGCGCTGCCGGGCGACGCCGTCTGGAAAGAGATCGACGACGGCGAGCCGACGAACGCCGATCTTCGCCTCGCCGACGAAGGAACGCCGCCGCGCTGCGATCCGCGCTATGACAGTTTCATCGACCATATCGTCCTCGACAAGCGCGCGGGCGGCGACCTGAAGGATTTCGCCGAAACACGCTACGCGCCGAATGAAAAACATTACTCCGACCACTGCCCCGTGTCGGTCGCACTGACGCGCTGA